A single genomic interval of Syntrophobotulus glycolicus DSM 8271 harbors:
- the leuS gene encoding leucine--tRNA ligase: protein MQERYLFDKIEPKWQKKWVEERVDQTSEDDRQKFYALAMFPYPSGNLHMGHVRNYSIVDVIARFKRMQGYHVLHPIGWDAFGLPAENAAIKNQTPPAEWTWKNIANMRSQLQEMGISYDWDREIATCHPEYYRWTQWIFLELYQHGLAYKKKSAVNWCPSCNTVLANEQVVDGACERCETEVTKKDLEQWFFKITDYSEELLNDLEKLTGWPEKVKTMQRNWIGRSEGAQAKFKLEGRKEMITVFTTRLDTIFGVSCLVLAPEHPLVAELTKGTPYEKDVQAFIEKMKGLNEIARTSTETEKEGLFIGSRCINPLSGELVPIWIANYVLLDYGTGAVMGVPAHDQRDFEFAAKYNLPVTRVIRPEDMPEEQIHLPMAAAYTENGMMVNSPDFNGMDNETARERMAGKLEKFKLGEKKINYRLRDWLISRQRYWGAPIPMVYCDQCGIVPVPVEQLPVRLPDDVVFKPGDNPLTTSSSFLETVCPQCGGKARRETDTMDTFMCSSWYFLRYCDPRNAKEAFAAEAVDKWMNVDQYVGGVEHAILHLLYSRFFTKVFRDFGYLHVDEPFENLLTQGMVCMDGSKMSKSKGNVVSPEEIIGRFGADTARLFILFAAPPERDLEWSEQGVEGCYRFLNRVWRLAYQYHEAVRVREDVQTDSNETGEQGIKDIRRQIHLAIKKVTADVGTRFNFNTAISSVMELVNALYLYKEQPGADPASFKEGIETVLLLLSPFAPHITEEIWHEFGHEESIHRRAWPQCDEDALIEDEVTVVLQINGKVRDRLQVPAAIPAEDLERLVRSSGKVIQLVEGKTIVKIITVPGKLVNVVVK from the coding sequence ATGCAGGAACGTTACCTGTTTGATAAAATTGAGCCTAAATGGCAGAAAAAATGGGTGGAAGAAAGAGTTGATCAAACCTCTGAGGATGACCGACAGAAGTTTTATGCCCTGGCCATGTTCCCTTATCCCTCAGGAAACCTACATATGGGACATGTCAGGAATTATTCCATTGTCGATGTGATCGCCAGATTTAAAAGGATGCAGGGATATCATGTTCTTCATCCTATTGGCTGGGATGCCTTTGGACTGCCCGCGGAGAATGCGGCAATCAAAAATCAGACCCCGCCTGCGGAATGGACCTGGAAAAATATAGCCAATATGAGGAGCCAGCTGCAGGAGATGGGAATTTCCTATGACTGGGACAGGGAAATCGCAACCTGTCATCCGGAGTATTACCGTTGGACCCAGTGGATCTTCCTGGAGCTTTATCAGCATGGACTGGCCTACAAGAAAAAATCGGCTGTCAATTGGTGTCCTTCCTGTAATACCGTTCTCGCCAACGAGCAGGTTGTGGATGGCGCTTGTGAACGCTGTGAGACGGAAGTAACGAAAAAGGACCTGGAACAGTGGTTTTTTAAGATTACGGATTATTCCGAAGAACTGCTTAATGATTTGGAAAAACTGACAGGCTGGCCGGAAAAGGTAAAGACCATGCAGCGCAACTGGATTGGCCGCTCTGAAGGCGCGCAGGCCAAGTTCAAGCTTGAAGGGCGCAAAGAAATGATCACGGTGTTTACAACCAGACTGGATACAATTTTTGGAGTCAGCTGTCTTGTTCTTGCTCCTGAACATCCCCTGGTTGCGGAGTTGACCAAAGGGACTCCTTACGAAAAGGATGTACAGGCGTTCATTGAAAAAATGAAGGGCCTGAATGAAATTGCCAGGACTTCAACAGAAACAGAGAAAGAAGGACTGTTTATCGGGAGCCGTTGTATCAATCCGCTTAGTGGGGAACTGGTCCCGATATGGATTGCCAACTATGTCTTATTGGACTACGGAACAGGTGCGGTGATGGGAGTCCCTGCTCATGACCAGAGAGACTTTGAGTTTGCCGCAAAATACAATCTGCCTGTCACCAGAGTAATCAGACCAGAAGATATGCCGGAAGAACAAATCCATTTGCCGATGGCCGCCGCCTATACGGAAAATGGAATGATGGTCAATTCCCCCGATTTTAACGGGATGGATAATGAGACAGCCCGGGAAAGAATGGCCGGCAAACTGGAAAAATTCAAACTGGGAGAGAAAAAAATCAATTACCGCTTGCGTGACTGGCTGATTTCCCGCCAGCGCTATTGGGGGGCGCCTATTCCGATGGTTTATTGTGATCAATGCGGTATCGTGCCTGTGCCGGTTGAGCAATTGCCGGTCCGGCTGCCGGATGATGTGGTGTTTAAACCGGGAGATAACCCGCTCACTACCTCCTCAAGCTTTCTGGAAACCGTATGTCCCCAGTGTGGAGGCAAAGCCCGCCGGGAGACGGATACCATGGACACCTTTATGTGTTCCTCCTGGTATTTTCTGCGGTACTGTGATCCGCGTAATGCCAAGGAGGCCTTTGCCGCTGAAGCTGTTGACAAATGGATGAATGTAGACCAGTATGTGGGCGGGGTGGAACATGCGATTCTGCATTTGCTGTACTCCCGGTTCTTCACCAAAGTATTCAGAGATTTTGGCTATCTGCATGTTGACGAGCCCTTTGAAAACCTGCTGACACAGGGCATGGTTTGTATGGATGGCTCCAAGATGTCCAAATCAAAGGGCAATGTGGTCAGTCCGGAAGAAATTATCGGCAGGTTTGGGGCTGATACGGCCAGACTGTTTATCCTTTTCGCAGCTCCTCCGGAAAGAGATCTGGAATGGAGCGAGCAAGGTGTTGAAGGTTGTTACAGGTTCCTGAACCGGGTCTGGAGACTGGCTTACCAGTACCATGAAGCAGTCAGGGTCCGGGAAGATGTCCAGACGGATTCCAATGAGACCGGAGAACAGGGAATAAAGGATATCCGCCGTCAGATCCATTTGGCGATCAAAAAAGTGACTGCCGATGTGGGAACACGTTTTAATTTCAACACGGCGATCAGCTCTGTTATGGAGCTGGTCAATGCTTTGTATCTCTATAAGGAACAGCCCGGGGCCGATCCGGCTTCATTCAAGGAAGGAATAGAGACGGTCCTGCTTCTGCTGTCTCCGTTTGCCCCTCATATTACGGAAGAAATATGGCATGAGTTCGGACATGAAGAGAGTATTCACAGGCGGGCCTGGCCGCAGTGCGATGAGGATGCCCTGATCGAGGACGAGGTTACTGTTGTTTTACAGATCAATGGCAAGGTCAGGGACCGGCTTCAGGTACCTGCCGCAATCCCGGCAGAGGACCTGGAAAGGCTTGTCAGGTCTTCTGGGAAAGTGATACAACTGGTTGAAGGGAAAACAATCGTCAAAATTATCACTGTCCCCGGAAAACTGGTCAACGTTGTTGTGAAGTAA